The Halobellus sp. MBLA0158 genome has a window encoding:
- a CDS encoding AbrB/MazE/SpoVT family DNA-binding domain-containing protein, producing the protein MSSDDLRMKRKIQKLGSSTLAVTLPAEWAREQGLEKGDELVVQRDESSGSLLVVPDTPAETEATATIDVASLDPESVRRAILAQYVLGRQLIEVESDGPIGPPIFEAITETERRLMGLGVVEEGIDTVAIRCSVDPGDFELPTLMDRLWRTEATMRSEAVEALLSSDTDLAERAIGRQRQVEKLFYLFLRLVFTTYRNPRLNESVGLETGFPLIGYRSVAQDVVLMAGAARDLADDVIDAGGVALDAETQELLTEVATALEDAATATRQAVTNPTTTATSEGREALATFASHADRAQEHLESARPEPLLALQRILLALRRSADHAEDSLDVATHFAFHSTGAVETNGV; encoded by the coding sequence GTGAGCTCGGACGACCTCAGGATGAAGCGGAAGATCCAGAAACTGGGATCTTCCACGCTCGCGGTGACGCTCCCGGCGGAGTGGGCGCGCGAGCAGGGCCTCGAAAAGGGCGACGAACTCGTCGTCCAGCGCGACGAGAGCAGCGGGTCGCTGCTTGTGGTCCCGGACACGCCCGCCGAGACGGAGGCGACGGCGACGATCGACGTCGCGTCGCTCGACCCGGAGTCCGTCCGACGGGCCATCCTCGCGCAGTACGTCCTCGGCCGGCAGCTCATCGAGGTCGAGAGCGACGGGCCGATCGGGCCGCCGATCTTCGAGGCCATCACCGAGACCGAGCGCCGGCTGATGGGCCTGGGCGTCGTCGAGGAGGGGATCGACACGGTCGCGATCCGCTGTTCGGTCGACCCCGGCGACTTCGAGCTCCCGACGCTGATGGACCGGCTGTGGCGCACGGAGGCGACGATGCGGTCGGAGGCCGTCGAGGCGCTCCTCTCGTCGGACACCGACCTCGCAGAGCGAGCCATCGGCCGCCAGCGCCAGGTCGAGAAGCTGTTCTACCTCTTTCTCCGCCTGGTGTTCACGACCTACCGCAACCCCCGCCTCAACGAGTCGGTCGGCCTGGAGACCGGCTTCCCCCTGATCGGCTACCGGTCCGTCGCCCAGGACGTCGTGCTGATGGCGGGCGCGGCCCGCGACCTGGCCGACGACGTCATCGATGCCGGCGGCGTCGCCCTCGACGCGGAGACCCAGGAGCTGCTGACGGAGGTCGCGACCGCGCTCGAAGACGCCGCGACCGCGACCCGCCAGGCGGTCACGAACCCGACGACGACCGCGACGAGCGAGGGCCGCGAGGCGCTCGCGACGTTCGCGTCACACGCCGACCGAGCCCAGGAACACCTCGAATCGGCCCGGCCCGAACCCCTGCTCGCGCTCCAGCGAATCCTGCTCGCGCTCCGCCGGAGCGCCGACCACGCCGAAGACAGCCTCGACGTGGCGACGCACTTCGCCTTCCACTCGACCGGCGCCGTCGAGACGAACGGCGTCTGA
- a CDS encoding agmatinase family protein, which translates to MTEDRSGRDIYGEAYEEANEPIFSGIPTFLKLPQVDRDSLADEDVDIGILGAPLDTATTIRPGTRYGPRAVRAASTVPSPPYQHFNIETGVDPFDTFSVADTGDAAVSPGDTRQSQLNIEDAVYEISEQATPIVIGGDHSISYPDIKGWAEANGYDDIGLIHFDCHADTGDEGLTGFEYDHGAWVKRVYDDDLMAGENYTLIGPRGFWPGPDTYEEMREAGMKWYTAMEVGNMDLDDIVADAVERATDGTDAVWVSFDVDVMEPAYAPGTGEPEPGGLIPREAIYMVREVVKALDPDDFGFDVVEVSPAYDASDTNSYNGGITSGFANRLIIEVMGSMALAEKGLDEGSPIKPKEPLGPSGSAATPADDD; encoded by the coding sequence ATGACAGAGGACAGATCCGGCCGCGACATCTACGGCGAAGCGTACGAGGAAGCGAACGAACCCATCTTCAGCGGCATCCCGACGTTCCTGAAGCTCCCCCAGGTCGACCGCGACAGCCTGGCGGACGAGGACGTCGACATCGGCATCCTGGGCGCGCCGCTGGACACGGCCACGACGATCCGGCCGGGCACCCGCTACGGCCCCCGCGCGGTCCGCGCGGCGTCGACGGTGCCCTCGCCGCCGTACCAGCACTTCAACATCGAGACCGGCGTCGACCCCTTCGACACCTTCAGCGTCGCCGACACCGGCGACGCGGCGGTCTCGCCCGGCGACACGCGCCAGAGCCAGCTCAACATCGAGGACGCCGTCTACGAGATCTCCGAACAGGCGACGCCGATCGTCATCGGCGGCGACCACTCCATCTCCTATCCCGACATCAAGGGCTGGGCGGAGGCCAACGGCTACGACGACATCGGCCTGATCCACTTCGACTGCCACGCCGACACCGGCGACGAGGGCCTCACCGGCTTCGAGTACGACCACGGCGCCTGGGTCAAGCGCGTCTACGACGACGACCTGATGGCCGGCGAGAACTACACGCTCATCGGCCCGCGCGGCTTCTGGCCCGGCCCCGACACCTACGAGGAGATGCGCGAGGCCGGAATGAAGTGGTACACCGCGATGGAGGTCGGCAATATGGACCTCGACGACATCGTCGCCGACGCCGTCGAGCGCGCGACCGACGGCACAGACGCCGTCTGGGTCTCCTTCGACGTCGACGTGATGGAGCCCGCCTACGCGCCCGGCACCGGCGAGCCCGAACCGGGCGGCCTCATCCCGCGCGAGGCGATCTATATGGTCCGCGAGGTCGTCAAGGCGCTCGATCCCGACGACTTCGGCTTCGACGTCGTCGAGGTCTCGCCCGCCTACGACGCCAGCGACACCAACTCCTACAACGGCGGCATCACGAGCGGCTTCGCCAACCGCCTCATCATCGAGGTGATGGGAAGTATGGCCCTCGCGGAGAAGGGCCTCGACGAGGGCTCGCCGATCAAGCCGAAGGAGCCTCTCGGACCGAGCGGGAGCGCCGCGACGCCCGCCGACGACGACTGA
- a CDS encoding MBL fold metallo-hydrolase, whose amino-acid sequence MDVRFLGGAREVGRSAILVNDSLLLDYGTLTGNPPQFPVETPEPEAVVASHGHLDHVGAIPSLLSGDRRPPIHWTPPTRELALTLARDTLRLHGGTYDCPFTEEELRRVTQVSETHGYGESFEAAGHEVTLFDAGHIPGSAHVLVDDGDARLLYTADFHTDDQRLVSASTARPEADAVICESTYSDVEHEARAAIERRFAESLRTTVWEGGTVVVPAFAIGRTQEILLVCEANDIDCYVDGMGKGVTEMLRRHPEFVRDADALRRAKSNARFVDGRDGQRKRIADQNTVIVTTSGMLSGGPAMTYVPAIRANPTNKIALTGYQVEGTPGRDLLERGRAEIDGRVMPISAQVEWYDFSAHADREGLLELLSEYRDVPVFVNHGDRCEAFAEELNGEGYRASAPAVGETVEL is encoded by the coding sequence ATGGACGTTCGGTTTCTCGGCGGCGCCCGCGAGGTGGGCCGGAGCGCCATCCTCGTGAACGACTCGCTGCTCTTGGACTACGGAACCCTGACCGGGAATCCGCCGCAGTTCCCCGTCGAGACGCCCGAGCCGGAGGCGGTCGTCGCCTCCCACGGCCACCTCGATCACGTCGGCGCGATCCCCTCGCTGTTGTCCGGCGACCGCCGACCGCCGATCCACTGGACGCCGCCCACCCGGGAGCTCGCGCTGACGCTCGCCCGCGACACGCTCAGGCTCCACGGCGGGACCTACGACTGCCCGTTCACCGAGGAGGAGCTCCGGCGCGTCACGCAGGTCTCGGAGACCCACGGCTACGGGGAGTCCTTCGAGGCCGCGGGCCACGAGGTGACGCTGTTCGACGCGGGCCACATCCCCGGGAGCGCCCACGTGCTCGTCGACGACGGCGACGCGCGCCTGCTGTACACCGCCGACTTCCACACCGACGACCAGCGGCTCGTGTCGGCGTCGACCGCCCGCCCCGAGGCGGACGCCGTGATCTGTGAGAGCACGTACTCGGACGTCGAACACGAGGCCCGCGCAGCGATCGAACGGCGGTTCGCAGAGAGCCTCCGGACGACCGTCTGGGAGGGCGGCACCGTCGTCGTCCCGGCGTTCGCCATCGGCCGGACCCAGGAGATACTGCTCGTCTGCGAGGCCAACGACATCGACTGCTACGTCGACGGGATGGGCAAGGGCGTGACCGAGATGCTGCGGCGACACCCCGAGTTCGTCCGGGACGCCGACGCGCTCCGGCGCGCGAAGTCGAACGCCCGGTTCGTCGACGGACGCGACGGCCAGCGGAAGCGCATCGCCGACCAGAACACCGTGATCGTGACCACGAGCGGGATGCTCTCGGGCGGGCCGGCGATGACCTACGTCCCGGCGATCAGGGCGAACCCGACGAACAAGATCGCGCTGACGGGCTACCAGGTCGAGGGGACGCCCGGACGCGACCTCCTAGAGCGGGGCCGCGCCGAGATCGACGGGCGGGTGATGCCGATCAGCGCCCAGGTGGAGTGGTACGACTTCTCCGCGCACGCCGACCGCGAGGGCCTCTTGGAACTGCTCTCCGAGTACCGCGACGTGCCGGTCTTCGTCAATCACGGCGATCGCTGTGAGGCCTTCGCCGAGGAACTGAACGGGGAGGGATACCGGGCGTCGGCGCCGGCGGTCGGCGAGACGGTGGAGCTCTGA
- a CDS encoding matrixin, giving the protein MPNRSSGVAVAAGLALLVVLAGCASPVAELPATEPESEPATTTTVGASPTTTGSTARTAEPTATTPSGTPTATPTAVADRRSPWGDEPIVVSVRDTAGTGREWTPLVEEATAYWEASAERFAGFPVDYAVRPDASNPDLIVEFVDTVPVCEGADDAAGCAPLIEDRRQITRPETVYVRTGFSDDSTVRIIEHELGHTLGLRHDDAPQEIMASRSVLYTEERPNATERAFPWDDADFTVYVDVANASDPAGAREQVRHALEYYEDDAPGMPTNITFTRVDNASDAEIVVRSAGTSPCGSGAASCGETRGWDPDGDGAIETYSQLRVSLVDLDTDAVAWHTGYWLAYGFGAEEDADKPPPFRDADYDERRSEWWT; this is encoded by the coding sequence ATGCCGAACCGGTCGTCCGGGGTCGCGGTCGCGGCGGGCCTCGCGCTCCTCGTCGTGCTCGCGGGCTGTGCGAGCCCGGTCGCGGAGTTGCCGGCGACGGAGCCAGAGAGCGAGCCCGCAACGACGACGACCGTCGGAGCGTCCCCGACGACGACCGGATCGACCGCGAGGACCGCCGAGCCGACGGCGACGACGCCCTCGGGGACGCCGACCGCGACGCCGACGGCCGTCGCCGACCGGCGGAGTCCGTGGGGCGACGAGCCGATCGTGGTCTCGGTCCGCGACACCGCGGGCACCGGCCGGGAGTGGACGCCGCTGGTCGAGGAGGCAACCGCCTACTGGGAGGCCAGCGCCGAGCGCTTCGCCGGATTCCCCGTCGACTACGCGGTCCGGCCGGACGCGTCGAACCCGGACCTGATCGTCGAATTCGTCGACACGGTCCCGGTCTGTGAGGGCGCCGACGACGCCGCCGGCTGTGCGCCGCTGATCGAGGACCGCCGGCAGATCACGCGGCCCGAGACCGTCTACGTCCGCACCGGCTTCTCGGACGACTCCACGGTGCGGATCATCGAGCACGAACTCGGTCACACCCTCGGGCTCCGGCACGACGACGCGCCGCAGGAGATCATGGCCAGTCGGTCGGTGCTCTACACCGAGGAACGGCCGAACGCGACAGAGCGCGCCTTCCCGTGGGACGACGCCGACTTCACCGTTTACGTCGACGTCGCGAACGCGTCCGACCCCGCGGGCGCCCGCGAGCAGGTCCGCCACGCGCTGGAGTACTACGAGGACGACGCGCCGGGAATGCCGACCAACATCACCTTCACGCGCGTCGACAACGCCAGCGACGCCGAGATCGTCGTCCGATCGGCCGGGACCTCGCCGTGCGGGTCGGGCGCGGCGTCCTGCGGGGAGACCCGAGGCTGGGACCCCGACGGCGACGGCGCGATCGAGACCTACTCGCAGCTCCGGGTCTCGCTCGTCGACCTCGACACCGACGCCGTGGCGTGGCACACGGGCTACTGGCTGGCGTACGGCTTCGGCGCCGAGGAGGACGCGGACAAGCCGCCGCCGTTCCGGGACGCCGACTACGACGAGCGCCGGAGCGAGTGGTGGACCTGA
- a CDS encoding TIGR00296 family protein has product MSEAQTVRLSYDDGARAVELARESVESYVLHGQREQPGSMRDAFYARTGAFVRIRSTRGRGRLRGCAGAYRGNDQLGHAIVDAAIQAASGDSCGSEIEQPELSNLTISVCVVCDYTQTDRPLDDVDLGTHGVVVDKDGNHGWLYPTIPIENGWNEEQFLTHACRKAGLSPLAWQDDDTTVTLFDGQVFRERADGGSVEEL; this is encoded by the coding sequence ATGTCCGAGGCGCAGACCGTTCGTCTCTCCTACGACGACGGGGCGAGGGCGGTCGAGCTAGCGCGTGAATCGGTCGAATCGTACGTTCTCCACGGACAGCGCGAACAGCCGGGCAGTATGCGGGACGCCTTCTACGCCCGCACCGGCGCGTTCGTCCGCATCCGGTCCACGCGCGGCCGCGGTCGCCTCCGGGGATGTGCCGGCGCGTACCGCGGCAACGACCAACTGGGCCACGCGATCGTCGACGCCGCGATCCAGGCCGCCTCCGGCGACTCCTGCGGCTCGGAGATCGAACAGCCCGAACTGTCGAACCTCACCATCTCCGTCTGCGTCGTCTGCGACTACACCCAGACCGACCGACCGCTCGACGACGTCGACCTGGGGACACACGGCGTCGTCGTAGACAAGGACGGCAACCACGGCTGGCTCTATCCGACGATCCCGATCGAGAACGGCTGGAACGAAGAACAGTTCCTCACCCACGCCTGCCGGAAGGCGGGCCTCTCCCCGCTCGCCTGGCAGGACGACGACACCACGGTCACGCTTTTCGACGGTCAGGTCTTCCGCGAGCGCGCCGACGGCGGCAGCGTCGAAGAACTGTAA
- a CDS encoding histidine phosphatase family protein, producing the protein MADVVWAVRHGERQDTVDPDWEAHAERLHDPPLTELGRWAAWRVGRRLAESGPPFDAVYASPFLRTVETADEICREIRREGRLEPGLGEHRNPEWFDAEPETLPVDELTARFDTIRADREPYVRPTFPETGAAATARVGETVRRIVADEPGTVLVVGHGLTIGGVVDGLVGSTDGVDAPLCGLTRVEQVGGEEGTEAGEWRLDFSGDTSHL; encoded by the coding sequence ATGGCGGACGTCGTCTGGGCGGTCAGGCACGGCGAACGGCAGGACACCGTCGACCCCGACTGGGAAGCGCACGCCGAGCGGCTCCACGACCCGCCGCTGACGGAACTGGGGCGCTGGGCGGCCTGGCGCGTCGGCCGCCGGCTCGCGGAGTCGGGGCCGCCGTTCGACGCCGTCTACGCCTCGCCGTTTCTGCGGACGGTCGAGACCGCAGACGAGATCTGCCGGGAGATCAGACGGGAGGGACGGCTCGAACCGGGACTCGGCGAACACCGGAACCCGGAGTGGTTCGACGCCGAGCCGGAGACGCTCCCCGTCGACGAACTGACCGCGCGGTTCGACACGATCCGGGCCGACCGCGAGCCGTACGTCCGGCCGACGTTCCCGGAGACGGGCGCGGCGGCGACGGCGCGGGTCGGGGAGACGGTCCGTCGGATCGTCGCCGACGAGCCGGGGACCGTCCTCGTGGTCGGCCACGGCCTCACCATCGGCGGCGTGGTCGACGGGCTCGTCGGCTCGACGGACGGCGTCGACGCGCCGCTGTGCGGGCTCACGCGGGTCGAACAGGTCGGCGGTGAGGAGGGGACGGAGGCGGGCGAGTGGCGGCTCGACTTCTCCGGCGACACGTCGCACCTGTAG
- a CDS encoding nicotinate phosphoribosyltransferase yields MDFDIVGPDAIREGRATDAYFDRTETTLRHAGRNPRVVAEITADQFPDGDYELLAGVKDVAALLEGRDVDVDAIPSGRLFDGGPVMRIEGDYLEFARLETSILGFLSHASGVATAALDVRRAAPDSLVLSFGARHVHPSVAAMIERSALVAGLDGFSHVAAGDVLGKEAGGTMPHALVICFGRGNQEEAWTAFDEAVGEDVPRVALCDTYSDETDEALRAAEALGDRLDSVRLDTTGSRRGDFQHIIKEVRWTLDAHGHEDVGVFVSGGLGPEELRELRDVADGFGVGGYVSNADPVDFALDIVEVDGEPAAKRGKLTGAKEVYRTADGGHHVGLRDRDGPDDGEVLLQPLLRDGEVVEDVAFDIDAAAERAARDADLCAYGAE; encoded by the coding sequence ATGGACTTCGACATCGTCGGGCCCGACGCGATCCGGGAGGGCAGGGCGACCGACGCGTACTTCGACCGGACGGAGACGACGCTCCGGCACGCCGGGCGGAACCCCCGCGTCGTCGCGGAGATCACCGCCGATCAGTTCCCCGACGGCGACTACGAGCTCCTGGCGGGCGTGAAGGACGTCGCGGCGCTGCTCGAAGGGCGGGACGTCGACGTCGACGCGATCCCGTCGGGGCGGCTCTTCGACGGCGGGCCGGTGATGCGGATCGAGGGCGACTACCTGGAGTTCGCGCGGCTGGAGACGTCGATCCTGGGCTTCCTCTCGCACGCCTCGGGGGTCGCGACCGCCGCGCTCGACGTCCGGCGGGCCGCGCCCGACTCGCTCGTGCTCTCGTTCGGCGCGCGCCACGTCCACCCCTCCGTGGCGGCGATGATCGAGCGGAGCGCGCTGGTCGCGGGCCTCGACGGCTTCTCGCACGTCGCCGCGGGGGACGTGCTGGGGAAGGAGGCCGGCGGGACGATGCCGCACGCGCTCGTGATCTGTTTCGGCCGGGGGAACCAGGAGGAGGCCTGGACGGCTTTCGACGAGGCCGTCGGCGAGGACGTGCCGCGGGTCGCGCTGTGTGACACCTACTCCGACGAGACCGACGAGGCGCTGCGGGCCGCCGAAGCCCTCGGCGACCGCCTCGACAGCGTCCGCCTCGACACCACCGGCTCGCGCCGCGGGGACTTCCAGCACATCATCAAGGAGGTCCGCTGGACGCTCGACGCCCACGGCCACGAGGACGTCGGGGTCTTCGTTTCGGGCGGACTGGGGCCCGAGGAACTCCGCGAGCTCCGGGACGTCGCCGACGGCTTCGGCGTCGGCGGCTACGTCTCCAACGCCGACCCCGTCGACTTCGCGCTCGACATCGTCGAGGTCGACGGCGAGCCGGCGGCCAAACGCGGCAAGCTCACCGGCGCGAAGGAGGTCTACCGGACGGCCGACGGCGGCCACCACGTCGGCCTGCGCGACCGCGACGGCCCCGACGACGGCGAGGTGCTCCTCCAGCCGCTGCTCCGCGACGGCGAGGTCGTCGAGGACGTCGCGTTCGACATCGACGCGGCGGCCGAGCGGGCGGCGCGGGACGCGGACCTGTGTGCGTACGGCGCGGAGTAG
- a CDS encoding Hvo_1808 family surface protein, with protein sequence MRRRRGLVVPAVALLLVLAGCAAPAMESDPAGGPGGEVGVPNDDFDDPAGDPLGWEDGYWHNESIDVDQSDGLSDDELRAYVGRAMARVEYLRGREFEQRVPVSVISRAEYRNRSSGGDSSAGPSEYSQWNDQIWEALFVVGESQGSGSAISSTRSAAVAGFYSPTDDEIKVITGTPESPTISNTTLIHELVHALQDQHYDLTKSKYGGETQDAQLATDGLVEGDASYIEQRYVERCGGAWECVPTPAPSGGSGGGGGAGPSNLGIFLTIFQPYSDGPVYVHDLVSTEGWGAVEERFREPPVSSEQIIHRTSETPTPITYRDRARNGWETFPEQGEDGSDTVGEASMYVMFWYQARTADAETIDTRTLGNADGPYDTYNYDAEPSAGWANDRLFPYQKEVGDGEEFGYVWVTEWDTAQDAREFRRAYQAILDAHDAEQRAENTYVVPEGSYADAFRVTRSGTRVTIVNGPTVSDLDDIRPQSSQSS encoded by the coding sequence ATGAGGCGGAGACGCGGTCTCGTCGTTCCGGCGGTCGCCCTGTTGCTCGTGCTCGCCGGCTGCGCCGCGCCGGCGATGGAGTCCGATCCGGCGGGCGGCCCCGGCGGTGAGGTCGGCGTCCCGAACGACGACTTCGACGACCCGGCCGGCGACCCGCTCGGCTGGGAGGACGGCTACTGGCACAACGAGTCGATCGACGTCGACCAGTCCGACGGGCTCTCGGACGACGAACTCCGGGCGTACGTCGGCCGGGCGATGGCCCGCGTCGAGTACCTCCGCGGGCGCGAGTTCGAGCAACGCGTCCCGGTGTCTGTCATCTCCAGGGCGGAGTACCGCAACCGCTCGTCCGGCGGCGACTCGTCTGCGGGGCCGAGCGAGTACAGCCAGTGGAACGACCAGATCTGGGAGGCGCTGTTCGTCGTCGGCGAGTCCCAGGGGAGCGGATCGGCGATCAGCAGCACCCGGAGCGCGGCCGTCGCCGGCTTCTACTCGCCCACGGACGACGAGATCAAGGTGATCACCGGAACGCCCGAGTCGCCGACGATCAGCAACACGACCCTGATCCACGAGCTCGTCCACGCGCTCCAGGACCAGCACTACGACCTCACCAAGTCGAAGTACGGGGGCGAGACCCAGGACGCCCAGCTCGCGACCGACGGGCTCGTCGAGGGCGACGCGAGCTACATCGAACAGCGGTACGTCGAGCGGTGCGGCGGCGCGTGGGAGTGCGTCCCGACGCCCGCCCCCAGCGGCGGCAGCGGGGGCGGCGGAGGCGCCGGCCCGTCGAACCTCGGCATCTTCCTGACGATCTTCCAGCCCTACTCCGACGGCCCGGTCTACGTCCACGACCTCGTCAGCACCGAGGGCTGGGGCGCCGTCGAGGAGCGCTTCCGCGAGCCGCCGGTCTCCTCCGAGCAGATCATCCACCGCACTTCGGAGACGCCGACGCCGATCACCTACCGCGACCGCGCGCGGAACGGCTGGGAGACGTTCCCCGAGCAGGGCGAAGACGGCTCCGACACCGTCGGCGAGGCGTCGATGTACGTGATGTTCTGGTACCAGGCCCGGACCGCCGACGCCGAGACGATCGACACGCGGACGCTCGGGAACGCCGACGGCCCCTACGACACCTACAACTACGACGCCGAGCCGTCGGCGGGGTGGGCCAACGACCGGCTGTTCCCCTACCAGAAGGAAGTCGGCGACGGCGAGGAGTTCGGCTACGTCTGGGTGACCGAGTGGGACACAGCGCAGGACGCCAGAGAGTTCCGGCGGGCGTACCAGGCCATCCTCGACGCCCACGACGCCGAACAGCGCGCCGAGAACACGTACGTCGTCCCCGAGGGCAGTTACGCGGACGCCTTCCGCGTGACGCGGTCGGGCACGCGCGTGACGATCGTCAACGGCCCGACGGTGTCGGACCTCGACGACATCCGGCCCCAGTCGTCTCAGTCGTCGTAG
- a CDS encoding cysteine hydrolase family protein encodes MPTFDAERTALVVVDMQNGFCHPEGSLYAPGSEAVVDDVAALVADARDAGAQVVYTRDVHPPEQFADAHYYDEFEQWGEHVLEGSWDAELVDDLDVRESDHVVEKHTYDAFHQTELDGWLSARGIDDLVFCGTLANVCVLHTAGSAGLRDYRPVLVEDAIGAIEADHREYALDHADWLFGEVTAREEVTFEE; translated from the coding sequence ATGCCTACGTTCGACGCCGAACGCACGGCCCTGGTCGTCGTGGATATGCAGAACGGCTTCTGCCACCCCGAGGGGAGCCTCTACGCGCCCGGGAGCGAGGCGGTCGTCGACGACGTCGCCGCGCTCGTCGCGGACGCCCGCGACGCGGGCGCGCAGGTCGTCTACACGCGCGACGTCCACCCGCCCGAGCAGTTCGCGGACGCGCACTACTACGACGAGTTCGAGCAGTGGGGCGAACACGTCCTCGAAGGGTCGTGGGACGCCGAGCTCGTCGACGACCTCGACGTGCGCGAGTCCGACCACGTCGTCGAGAAGCACACCTACGACGCCTTCCACCAGACCGAACTCGACGGGTGGCTCTCGGCCCGCGGGATCGACGACCTCGTGTTCTGCGGGACGCTCGCGAACGTCTGCGTGCTCCACACCGCCGGGAGCGCGGGCCTCCGGGACTACCGGCCAGTCCTCGTCGAGGACGCGATCGGCGCGATCGAAGCCGACCACCGCGAGTACGCACTCGACCACGCCGACTGGCTGTTCGGCGAGGTCACAGCGCGCGAGGAAGTCACATTCGAGGAGTAG
- a CDS encoding lipoate--protein ligase family protein — translation MIERVRPDADRVRVVRGCAPTLDADRSVLDDVVARAADSDAPALRVWTPHRQLAFGRRDARSDGYERAREVAERRGYPPIERSVGGRAVAYTGTTVAFAAVIPAEDPRQGLEDRYEAATAAVVRSLRTIGVPARRGEPEASFCPGDYSVQGHGKIAGLAQRIGRDAARVSGVVVADSHAEIAAVLAEVYDALDVPFDPDSVGSVARSGGPAASGTVIDALVDAFCGSLARESVDVDSVRDGSTSRDLDEPNRRA, via the coding sequence GTGATCGAACGCGTCCGACCCGACGCCGATCGAGTCCGCGTCGTCCGCGGCTGCGCGCCCACGCTCGACGCCGATCGGTCGGTCCTCGACGATGTGGTCGCCCGCGCCGCCGACAGCGACGCGCCGGCGCTGCGGGTCTGGACGCCGCACCGACAGCTCGCGTTCGGCCGTCGGGACGCGCGCTCGGACGGCTACGAACGCGCTCGCGAGGTTGCCGAACGCCGCGGCTACCCGCCGATCGAGCGGTCGGTCGGCGGCCGGGCCGTCGCCTACACCGGGACGACGGTCGCCTTCGCGGCCGTGATTCCCGCCGAGGATCCCCGGCAGGGACTCGAAGACCGCTACGAGGCCGCGACGGCGGCGGTCGTGCGCTCCCTGCGGACGATCGGCGTGCCCGCGCGGCGCGGCGAGCCCGAGGCGTCGTTCTGCCCGGGCGACTACTCCGTGCAGGGCCACGGGAAGATCGCCGGCCTCGCACAGCGGATCGGTCGCGACGCGGCGCGCGTCTCCGGCGTCGTCGTCGCCGATAGCCACGCGGAGATCGCCGCCGTTCTCGCAGAGGTGTACGACGCGCTCGACGTCCCGTTCGATCCCGACTCGGTGGGGAGCGTGGCGCGAAGCGGCGGCCCGGCCGCCTCTGGGACCGTCATCGACGCGCTCGTCGACGCGTTCTGCGGCTCGCTCGCGCGCGAATCAGTCGACGTCGACTCGGTACGGGACGGTTCGACCAGTCGCGACCTCGACGAGCCGAACCGCCGGGCTTAG